The following coding sequences lie in one Deltaproteobacteria bacterium genomic window:
- a CDS encoding mannose-1-phosphate guanylyltransferase — protein sequence MAGGAGTRFWPLSRRARPKQLLPIASERTMLQDTVARIAPLVPPARIVVVTGHEHAAAVRQQLPLLPARNILVEPIGRNTAPCIALAAEWIHRQEPDSAMAVLPADHAIRNPAGFRRTVRRAFAVAEQANALVTLGVLPTRPETGYGYIKTGVAADRGRPQLSWVAEFREKPDARRARRLVASGRYLWNAGIFVWRTAVIRAALERHLPALAAAVAKLTARWPRSGGSIRLAAYRQLPSVSIDVGVMEPAAAAPAHGTRVAVVAADFGWSDVGSWAALAELWGHDGAGNAVRGNAVLVDTTATTVYGDKRLVALLGVHDLVVVDTPDALLICPAARAQEVRAVVAKLERQGQRRLL from the coding sequence ATGGCTGGGGGTGCGGGCACCCGCTTCTGGCCGCTGAGCCGCCGCGCCCGCCCCAAGCAGTTGCTGCCGATTGCCAGCGAACGCACGATGCTGCAAGACACGGTCGCCCGCATCGCCCCGCTGGTGCCGCCGGCGCGGATCGTGGTGGTGACCGGGCACGAACACGCCGCGGCGGTGAGGCAGCAGTTGCCGCTGCTACCCGCGCGCAACATCCTGGTGGAGCCGATCGGCCGTAACACCGCGCCTTGCATCGCGCTGGCCGCGGAGTGGATTCACCGCCAGGAGCCGGACTCGGCGATGGCGGTGTTGCCGGCCGATCACGCCATCAGGAATCCGGCCGGGTTTCGGCGCACAGTGCGGCGGGCCTTTGCCGTGGCCGAGCAGGCGAACGCTTTGGTCACTCTCGGGGTGCTGCCAACGCGACCGGAGACGGGTTATGGCTACATCAAGACCGGAGTGGCGGCGGACCGCGGCCGGCCGCAGCTGTCGTGGGTGGCTGAGTTCCGGGAGAAGCCCGATGCGCGCCGGGCCCGCCGCTTGGTCGCCTCCGGCCGCTACCTGTGGAACGCGGGGATTTTCGTTTGGCGCACGGCGGTGATCCGCGCCGCCCTCGAGCGCCACTTGCCCGCGCTAGCGGCCGCGGTGGCCAAGCTGACAGCGCGCTGGCCGCGAAGTGGCGGGAGCATCCGGTTGGCCGCGTACCGCCAACTCCCGTCGGTCTCGATCGATGTCGGGGTGATGGAACCGGCGGCGGCAGCTCCGGCCCACGGGACGCGGGTGGCGGTGGTGGCCGCTGATTTCGGTTGGAGTGACGTAGGCAGTTGGGCGGCGCTGGCCGAGTTGTGGGGCCACGATGGCGCCGGCAACGCCGTGCGCGGCAACGCCGTGCTGGTGGACACCACTGCTACGACGGTGTACGGCGACAAGCGGCTGGTGGCGTTGCTGGGGGTGCACGATCTGGTGGTGGTTGATACGCCCGATGCGCTCTTGATCTGCCCAGCGGCGCGGGCGCAGGAAGTGCGCGCGGTGGTTGCGAAGTTGGAGCGTCAAGGCCAGCGCCGCTTACTCTGA
- a CDS encoding D-alanyl-D-alanine carboxypeptidase yields the protein MRGGQRIRSWVVAALCVLASSPLAAQAARGGSITATAGILIDRQSGQVLWQRNPDLRLPNASTTKVLTALLAIKSGRLNESFPVSAEAAQASPSKISVRPGWRLRLHDLLYAILLNSANDASVVAAEGLAGSVDGFSGRMNAEARALGAMNTHFVNPHGLPADNHYSTARDLTTIFNDGLRYPLFREVLKTKRLVIAPTAGGTRKIALRSHNRFLMSDSPIQVIGKTGWTIAAKKCFVGSATVGDRELLVAVLGSRDLWGDLKRLVEGSVQSDPATLTIAASEVDWAAAANETAPAAGDDDEEAPRGVRYQVRLASFRSAGNANRLRNAVVNDGYRASVVRLGKGKRTHYQVRVGDFSSEPQAKLAARKLTRSHGVKAIVQKTGT from the coding sequence ATGAGGGGCGGACAACGCATACGGTCTTGGGTAGTGGCGGCCCTCTGCGTGCTGGCCTCTTCTCCCCTCGCGGCCCAAGCGGCTCGCGGCGGCTCGATCACGGCCACAGCCGGTATCCTGATTGACCGCCAGAGCGGACAGGTCCTCTGGCAGCGCAACCCGGATCTGAGGCTGCCCAACGCCAGCACCACTAAGGTTCTCACCGCGCTGCTGGCCATCAAGAGCGGGCGGCTGAACGAGTCGTTCCCGGTCAGCGCCGAAGCCGCCCAAGCCTCGCCCTCGAAGATCAGCGTTCGCCCGGGCTGGCGACTACGCTTGCACGATCTGCTTTACGCCATACTGCTCAACTCGGCGAACGATGCCTCGGTGGTCGCCGCCGAGGGGTTGGCCGGCTCGGTGGATGGTTTCTCCGGCCGCATGAACGCCGAGGCCCGCGCGCTGGGCGCAATGAATACGCATTTCGTCAACCCTCACGGCCTGCCGGCCGACAACCACTATTCCACCGCCCGCGACCTCACCACGATCTTCAATGATGGGCTGCGCTACCCGCTGTTTCGTGAAGTACTGAAAACCAAACGTTTGGTCATCGCCCCCACCGCTGGCGGCACGCGCAAGATCGCACTGCGCAGCCACAACCGCTTCCTGATGTCGGATTCCCCAATCCAGGTCATCGGCAAGACCGGCTGGACCATTGCTGCCAAGAAATGTTTCGTCGGCTCGGCGACCGTGGGAGACCGCGAGTTGTTAGTTGCCGTGCTCGGCTCGCGTGATCTGTGGGGCGATCTCAAGCGGCTGGTCGAGGGCAGCGTGCAGAGTGATCCGGCCACCCTGACTATCGCGGCCAGCGAGGTCGATTGGGCTGCGGCGGCCAACGAGACGGCGCCTGCGGCCGGGGACGATGACGAGGAAGCACCCCGCGGCGTACGCTATCAGGTGCGCTTGGCCTCGTTTCGCAGCGCGGGCAATGCCAATCGCTTGCGCAACGCCGTAGTGAACGACGGCTACCGGGCAAGCGTCGTGCGCCTCGGCAAAGGCAAGCGAACCCACTACCAGGTGCGGGTGGGCGATTTCAGCAGCGAGCCGCAGGCAAAACTGGCCGCCCGCAAACTCACCCGATCACACGGTGTGAAGGCGATCGTTCAGAAGACCGGCACCTGA
- a CDS encoding MFS transporter: MRCNPACRFPQIGNDSLRQSAQVDHLPHLHRGRAGEAEQVRAELFDAPRARLHLIDAVLMLGIFYGWWIVAVAFLTHCVTTGIVFYSFGVFLTVLTEAFGWSRAEVSWGFSLVAVCGAVYAPFVGRIVDRRGPRLSQIIGALALAGGFALLRGIESRLAFYLVMGGLVSLGATALGPLPSNTAVANWFVRRRGRALGLATAGISMGGVIFVPLTQYLVEHIGWRNAFGALALIIVAVVIPPVAWLMVRRPEDLGLCPDGGERGGATGLDLELEIERSLAAPEAMRQRNFWLITVSFALTVLGLSATLIHQVSFLRDRGIPAGAAAWTLGATAGVGVVGKLGFGYLLDNFDQRHVIVWCFGLQALGLALLMATFNVWTLALFVVVYGFAMGGNATLQATILGDCFGRLYYGAIAGRMQPFIVIGQAIGTPLVGAIRDSGGSYIPAFAMILVLNVVAMACIARLRLPGKTKGPPG; this comes from the coding sequence GTGCGGTGTAATCCGGCTTGTCGTTTCCCGCAGATCGGCAACGATAGCCTGCGCCAGAGCGCTCAGGTTGACCACCTGCCTCATCTACACCGGGGCCGTGCGGGGGAAGCCGAGCAAGTCCGCGCTGAGCTGTTCGATGCGCCGCGCGCCCGCCTGCACCTGATCGACGCAGTTCTCATGCTTGGAATCTTCTACGGTTGGTGGATTGTAGCGGTGGCGTTTCTCACCCACTGTGTGACCACCGGCATCGTCTTCTACAGCTTCGGCGTGTTTCTCACGGTGCTCACCGAGGCCTTCGGCTGGAGCCGGGCGGAAGTGTCGTGGGGTTTTTCGCTGGTGGCGGTGTGTGGCGCGGTCTACGCACCGTTTGTCGGCCGCATCGTAGATCGGCGCGGCCCGCGGCTGTCGCAGATCATTGGGGCGCTGGCGCTGGCCGGCGGCTTCGCGTTGTTGCGCGGCATCGAGAGCCGGCTCGCGTTCTACCTGGTGATGGGCGGCTTGGTGTCGCTCGGGGCGACCGCGCTGGGGCCGCTGCCCAGCAACACTGCCGTCGCCAACTGGTTCGTGCGCCGGCGCGGCCGGGCGCTCGGCCTGGCCACCGCCGGCATCTCTATGGGCGGGGTGATCTTCGTGCCGCTCACCCAATACCTGGTCGAGCATATCGGCTGGCGCAACGCCTTCGGCGCGCTGGCGCTGATAATCGTTGCCGTAGTGATTCCGCCGGTGGCTTGGCTGATGGTGCGACGCCCGGAAGATCTCGGGCTGTGCCCCGACGGCGGCGAGCGCGGCGGAGCCACCGGCCTCGATCTCGAGCTCGAGATCGAGCGCTCCCTGGCAGCGCCGGAGGCGATGCGGCAACGCAACTTCTGGCTGATTACGGTCTCGTTCGCGCTCACCGTGCTGGGGCTGTCGGCAACGCTCATCCACCAGGTTTCGTTCCTGCGCGACCGTGGCATTCCGGCCGGCGCTGCCGCCTGGACGCTGGGTGCCACTGCCGGCGTCGGCGTGGTCGGTAAGCTCGGTTTTGGATACCTGCTCGACAACTTCGATCAGCGCCACGTGATCGTCTGGTGCTTCGGCTTGCAAGCCCTCGGGCTCGCCTTGCTCATGGCCACGTTCAATGTCTGGACCCTGGCGCTGTTCGTGGTCGTCTACGGCTTCGCGATGGGCGGCAACGCTACGCTGCAAGCGACCATTCTGGGCGACTGCTTCGGGCGCCTGTACTACGGCGCGATCGCCGGACGGATGCAGCCATTCATCGTCATCGGCCAAGCCATCGGTACGCCGCTGGTGGGTGCGATTCGGGATTCGGGCGGCAGCTACATACCGGCGTTCGCGATGATTCTGGTGCTCAATGTGGTGGCCATGGCGTGCATCGCACGCCTGCGACTGCCGGGCAAGACGAAGGGCCCGCCCGGTTGA
- a CDS encoding Rieske (2Fe-2S) protein — MAKVEKAQSAEALAALEEQRRQEQARERAKRVRQNAELGGLWSRRDFFGRLGWGGFGIFSGITLLAFVRSAFPRVLFTPPSTFKAGLPSDYAIGEVSERFKKEHRVWIVRVPDGFYALFAKCTHLGCTPRWLPVEEKFKCPCHGSGFRRSGVNFEGPAPRPLERYRITLAEDGQLVVDMGVTYRYEKGDWNKPGAFLKA; from the coding sequence ATGGCAAAGGTGGAAAAAGCACAATCTGCGGAAGCGCTGGCGGCGCTGGAGGAGCAGCGGCGCCAGGAACAGGCGCGGGAGCGGGCCAAGCGCGTGCGGCAGAATGCCGAACTCGGTGGGCTGTGGTCGCGGCGCGATTTCTTTGGCCGCCTGGGATGGGGCGGGTTCGGGATCTTCAGTGGGATTACGCTGCTGGCGTTCGTGCGATCGGCGTTTCCGCGCGTGTTGTTCACGCCCCCGAGCACGTTCAAGGCCGGCCTTCCCAGCGATTATGCCATCGGCGAAGTGAGCGAGCGCTTCAAGAAGGAGCACCGGGTGTGGATTGTCCGGGTGCCGGATGGTTTCTACGCCTTGTTTGCGAAATGCACGCACCTCGGCTGTACGCCGCGGTGGCTGCCGGTCGAAGAGAAATTCAAGTGCCCCTGCCACGGCAGCGGGTTCCGCCGCAGCGGCGTTAACTTCGAGGGGCCGGCGCCGCGCCCGCTCGAACGCTACCGCATTACCCTGGCAGAGGACGGCCAACTCGTGGTCGATATGGGCGTCACGTACCGCTACGAGAAGGGTGACTGGAACAAGCCCGGCGCCTTCCTGAAAGCCTAG
- a CDS encoding alpha/beta fold hydrolase encodes MIREAAAECKSFLNPPPKPATHCGVSLLCPVIATISAAAVLINTLAYAQRWRVKCAAGSNGEERIGLINAVLAFAAECAALALLLATLPLGWWRSRHQTPPPAGNRSTIILIHGWGLNAASCWWLRRRLQQHGGHAVYCFAYSSWRVDVEAAAAQLHQLLAQMRAQPGDSCTLIGHSLGGLVARYCLRRYPARGVRRLITLGTPHGGTLAAPAWAPFVSRLRPEAAFMRRLNAGDRVPEQFEVIAIHSRFDAHILPPENAEYPGACNIEVAGVGHNALLFSRRAATLIAENLGPPCQGAYGQDARQRDTDRPG; translated from the coding sequence ATGATTCGGGAAGCCGCGGCTGAATGCAAGAGCTTTTTGAATCCGCCGCCGAAGCCCGCTACACACTGCGGGGTGAGCTTGTTGTGCCCGGTCATTGCCACCATCAGCGCCGCCGCTGTGCTCATCAACACGCTGGCCTACGCCCAGCGCTGGCGGGTGAAGTGCGCCGCCGGTAGCAACGGCGAAGAGCGGATCGGACTGATAAATGCCGTGCTGGCCTTCGCCGCTGAGTGCGCCGCGCTGGCGCTCTTGCTGGCGACGCTTCCGCTCGGGTGGTGGCGAAGCCGCCATCAAACACCGCCGCCGGCAGGCAACCGCAGCACTATCATTCTGATCCACGGCTGGGGGTTGAACGCGGCCTCGTGCTGGTGGCTGCGCCGGCGCCTCCAGCAGCATGGCGGGCACGCGGTCTATTGCTTCGCCTATTCATCTTGGCGGGTGGACGTGGAAGCGGCCGCGGCACAACTGCACCAGCTCCTGGCGCAAATGCGCGCGCAGCCCGGTGACTCGTGCACGCTGATCGGCCACAGCCTCGGTGGCCTGGTGGCGCGCTACTGCCTGCGCCGCTACCCCGCCCGCGGCGTGCGCCGGCTGATCACGCTCGGTACCCCCCACGGCGGCACGCTCGCCGCGCCGGCGTGGGCGCCGTTCGTCAGCCGCCTGCGGCCCGAAGCCGCGTTCATGCGGCGCCTGAACGCGGGTGACCGCGTCCCCGAGCAGTTCGAGGTCATCGCCATTCACTCACGCTTCGATGCCCACATCCTGCCGCCGGAGAACGCCGAGTATCCCGGCGCCTGCAACATCGAAGTGGCCGGTGTGGGACACAACGCGTTACTGTTCTCCCGCCGCGCCGCCACCCTGATAGCGGAAAACCTCGGCCCGCCTTGCCAGGGGGCATATGGACAGGATGCCCGCCAACGGGATACTGATCGGCCGGGGTAA
- a CDS encoding bifunctional nuclease family protein produces the protein MKLTRSRALLLSAVAIAAGVGLAACRTAESPEVEVEIRSIGLDQASRSPVVVLQDKEKRVGLPIWIGPAEAQSIAMQMEGIDPPRPLTHDLMKLALEQAGVEFERVVIQDLKDSTYYARIYLHSGRKAMELDSRPSDAIALALRFHKPIFVTRTLLQRDLAIDLRQAGLSAGAWTRAGITMQDLTAELAEYFGLPAGRGVLVSDVNEAARTELKRGDIILEIDGVDVDGVAGLQAKVEALADGARADLAIRRGTEQIHVDWGAE, from the coding sequence ATGAAGCTCACCAGATCTCGCGCGTTGCTGCTGAGCGCCGTCGCTATTGCGGCTGGTGTCGGGCTAGCTGCGTGCCGCACCGCCGAGAGCCCGGAAGTGGAGGTGGAAATCCGCAGCATCGGGCTGGACCAGGCTTCGCGCTCACCAGTAGTGGTGTTGCAGGACAAGGAGAAGCGGGTCGGGTTGCCGATCTGGATCGGGCCGGCCGAGGCGCAGTCGATCGCGATGCAGATGGAGGGCATTGATCCGCCCCGGCCGCTGACCCACGATCTGATGAAGCTGGCGCTCGAACAGGCCGGCGTCGAGTTCGAGCGGGTGGTGATCCAAGATCTCAAGGACAGCACTTACTACGCACGCATCTATTTGCACAGCGGCCGCAAGGCGATGGAACTCGACAGCCGCCCGAGCGACGCGATCGCCTTGGCGCTACGCTTTCACAAGCCGATCTTCGTGACCCGGACTCTGTTGCAACGTGACCTAGCGATTGACTTGCGCCAGGCCGGGCTCAGCGCGGGGGCCTGGACTCGGGCGGGCATTACCATGCAAGACCTGACGGCGGAATTGGCCGAGTACTTCGGGTTGCCGGCCGGCCGCGGGGTGCTGGTCTCCGATGTCAACGAAGCGGCCCGGACCGAGCTGAAGCGGGGCGACATCATCTTGGAAATCGACGGCGTCGATGTCGACGGAGTTGCCGGGCTCCAAGCAAAGGTGGAAGCGTTAGCAGACGGTGCGCGGGCGGATCTGGCAATCCGCCGCGGCACCGAGCAAATCCATGTGGATTGGGGCGCCGAGTAG
- a CDS encoding NAD(P)/FAD-dependent oxidoreductase, producing MDRMPANGILIGRGKRMSIDAKAPALPYDVIVAGAGPAGATAAYYLATGGKRVALLEKASFPRDKFCGDAWCAPALDILEDMGVLQRLEADGLIRDTTSGGFISPSGESYISTGQNGGAPGTRCYAIKRIICDERIARRAAEVGAELIENANVASAQLDADGLWTVRCHDGRRFRAKMLVAADGANSRLARALGVVATAPQAVASRQYIKGGTHNFKSGGVLFYPKYILPGYVALFRHYNDDLDVGAYVIPGGAVTNDRLAEVYENEIKHDPFVQRALGPRAEPLERVRIAPIRLGGEARSSALQFMAVGDAAGQTDPLTGEGIHTGMIGGKLAAQTIHELFTRGDFSEAACAVYHQRWMAAFGRDFRASATGARMVYRVPLFLDAANVVAQRKGDAFMAEFGAAMTGVKPKTTFLKPSVALAMGAEVLRQFVRQKLLRPFASQEQAYAAHAAEASGRATAFPNGCLISSRGAV from the coding sequence ATGGACAGGATGCCCGCCAACGGGATACTGATCGGCCGGGGTAAACGGATGTCGATTGATGCCAAAGCGCCTGCGCTACCGTACGATGTGATCGTGGCCGGGGCCGGTCCGGCCGGCGCCACCGCTGCCTACTATCTGGCCACTGGCGGCAAGCGTGTTGCGCTGCTGGAAAAAGCCTCCTTCCCCCGTGACAAGTTCTGCGGCGACGCCTGGTGTGCGCCGGCCCTCGACATCCTCGAAGACATGGGCGTGCTGCAACGGCTGGAAGCGGACGGGTTGATTCGCGACACCACCTCCGGCGGCTTCATCTCACCTTCGGGCGAGAGCTACATCAGCACCGGCCAGAACGGCGGTGCGCCCGGGACGCGCTGCTACGCTATCAAGCGGATCATTTGCGACGAGCGGATCGCGCGGCGCGCGGCGGAGGTGGGCGCGGAGCTGATCGAGAACGCGAACGTGGCCAGCGCGCAACTCGACGCGGACGGTCTGTGGACCGTGCGCTGTCACGACGGCCGCCGCTTCCGCGCGAAGATGCTGGTCGCGGCCGACGGCGCGAATAGCCGATTGGCGCGCGCCCTCGGCGTGGTGGCGACGGCACCACAGGCTGTCGCCAGTCGCCAATACATCAAGGGCGGCACGCACAACTTCAAGTCCGGCGGCGTGCTCTTCTACCCCAAGTACATCCTGCCCGGATACGTCGCCCTGTTTCGCCACTACAACGATGACCTCGACGTGGGCGCGTATGTCATCCCGGGCGGCGCGGTCACCAACGATCGGCTCGCGGAGGTGTACGAGAACGAGATCAAACACGATCCGTTCGTGCAGCGCGCACTCGGGCCGCGGGCCGAGCCCTTGGAGCGGGTCCGGATCGCGCCCATCCGCCTGGGCGGCGAGGCGCGCAGCTCGGCGCTGCAGTTCATGGCCGTGGGCGACGCGGCGGGGCAGACTGATCCGCTCACCGGCGAAGGCATTCACACCGGCATGATCGGCGGCAAGCTGGCCGCGCAAACCATCCACGAGTTGTTCACGCGCGGCGATTTCTCGGAAGCCGCGTGTGCGGTCTATCACCAGCGCTGGATGGCGGCCTTTGGGCGCGACTTCCGAGCTTCGGCGACGGGTGCGCGGATGGTCTATCGCGTCCCCCTGTTTTTGGATGCCGCCAACGTCGTGGCGCAACGCAAGGGCGACGCCTTCATGGCCGAGTTCGGCGCGGCGATGACCGGTGTGAAACCAAAGACCACCTTCTTGAAACCCAGCGTCGCGCTTGCAATGGGAGCCGAGGTCCTGCGTCAGTTCGTACGGCAGAAGCTGCTGCGCCCTTTTGCCTCGCAAGAGCAAGCGTACGCTGCTCACGCCGCCGAAGCCTCCGGGCGTGCGACGGCGTTCCCGAACGGTTGTCTCATCAGCAGTAGGGGTGCGGTGTAA
- a CDS encoding 1-acyl-sn-glycerol-3-phosphate acyltransferase → MTNAAVREVSGRAQPETPMRLGELPAFFCRSFLSEVRVDHEVAAHVRELAERGTVVYVMRYRSLVDYLLLVFILLREGLPVPQFVNDIPALLLRPLREIVGTLWRRVKALRAFGRAGRDLDDRDRCQRLVRQGRPALIFMRRRASGMRIFAGRRLAVSGGQRSGSDYLREILHMLPEREGEVFLVPVAVLRGRGYRRKESRLATLVYSVQDAPGDVKRLISLLWNARDTSVGFGKAVALREFSKEYHGESEERIVRRLARALQIFLYREERMVWGPPLLPKRQVRELVLQGPELTASVRAVARERRLPESEVWRTAERYFDEIAANFHGSYFGILAFLFNRIWPRVFQGFEYEGLDKVVECVKEHPVVLVPCHRSHFDYLILSYLFHANYLSPPHIAAGINMAFWPFGALFRGAGAYFIRRSFEGNPLYKAVFRSYLAYLIRDGYTQEFFIEGGRSRTGKILTPKLGMLSAIVNAFVAGVRRDLYLVPVSIHYGRIVEEEAYKRELVGAEKEQESLSALIKARAVLRQKYGTVNVTFAPPISLNELLGPRKEQWHAGTGQAAVEEEKRRFIQKLGFRLLREVNRVEVAGATSVSATVLLSAPQAAMRRPEFVAGAHALTGLLRHLGVRLTASLERNLQNDFKESIAFMESGGLVQRLPGERGGVIHVPAEKRMNLDFYKNNSIHFFLLPALLVHSLASGRRAAAVKDEVSWWLDLFRWEFPLPEREAMTEELGRLLEYLRAQGALASADAEAVRTDHVLVCNLLGILENFREAYWMAATTISEMADKPVSRKAMVQAMRKRFETGTLLGEVRKIEGNSIVTLGNALSRYAELGLVTTTGSGKEQSVQRGPNFSRVPQLIERMRVALGEAAAAR, encoded by the coding sequence ATGACTAACGCGGCGGTGCGAGAAGTGAGCGGGCGGGCGCAGCCCGAAACGCCGATGCGGCTGGGGGAGCTACCGGCCTTCTTTTGCCGCAGTTTTCTCTCCGAGGTGCGGGTGGATCACGAGGTGGCCGCACACGTGCGCGAGTTGGCGGAGCGCGGCACGGTGGTCTACGTCATGCGCTATCGCTCGCTGGTGGACTATCTACTGCTTGTCTTCATCTTGCTGCGCGAGGGCTTACCGGTACCGCAGTTCGTCAACGACATTCCCGCGCTGCTGTTGCGGCCGTTGCGCGAGATTGTCGGTACGCTCTGGCGGCGGGTGAAGGCGCTGCGCGCCTTTGGCCGCGCCGGGCGCGACCTCGATGATCGCGACCGCTGCCAGCGGCTGGTGCGGCAAGGCCGGCCGGCGTTGATCTTCATGCGCCGGCGCGCCTCGGGCATGCGCATCTTCGCCGGGCGGCGCTTGGCGGTCAGCGGCGGTCAGCGCTCGGGCTCGGATTACTTGCGCGAGATCTTACACATGTTGCCGGAGCGGGAAGGAGAGGTGTTCCTGGTGCCGGTGGCGGTGCTGCGCGGGCGCGGCTACCGCCGCAAGGAATCGCGCTTGGCGACGCTGGTATACAGCGTGCAGGATGCCCCGGGCGACGTGAAGCGGCTGATCTCGCTGCTGTGGAACGCGCGCGACACCTCGGTCGGTTTTGGAAAGGCAGTGGCGCTGCGCGAGTTCAGCAAGGAATATCACGGCGAGAGCGAAGAGCGGATTGTGCGCCGGCTGGCACGCGCGCTGCAGATATTCCTCTATCGCGAGGAACGCATGGTATGGGGCCCGCCGTTGCTGCCCAAGCGGCAGGTGCGTGAGTTGGTGCTGCAAGGGCCGGAGCTGACGGCGAGCGTGCGCGCGGTGGCGCGTGAGCGCCGTTTGCCGGAATCCGAGGTCTGGCGCACCGCCGAGCGCTACTTCGACGAGATTGCCGCCAACTTCCACGGCTCCTACTTCGGCATTCTGGCTTTTCTGTTCAACCGCATCTGGCCGCGGGTGTTTCAGGGCTTCGAGTACGAGGGGCTCGACAAGGTGGTCGAGTGCGTCAAGGAGCACCCGGTGGTGTTGGTGCCGTGCCACCGTAGCCACTTCGATTACCTGATTCTCTCCTACCTGTTTCACGCCAACTACCTCAGCCCGCCGCATATCGCCGCCGGCATCAATATGGCGTTCTGGCCCTTCGGTGCGCTCTTTCGCGGTGCTGGTGCCTATTTCATTCGCCGCAGCTTCGAGGGTAATCCGCTCTACAAGGCCGTCTTCCGCAGCTACCTCGCCTACCTGATTCGCGACGGCTACACGCAGGAGTTCTTCATCGAGGGCGGGCGCAGCCGCACCGGCAAAATCCTTACGCCGAAGTTGGGCATGCTCTCGGCAATCGTTAATGCGTTTGTCGCCGGGGTGAGGCGCGATCTCTATCTGGTGCCGGTGTCGATTCACTACGGGCGCATCGTCGAAGAGGAGGCGTACAAGCGCGAGCTGGTGGGGGCGGAAAAAGAGCAGGAGTCGCTCTCGGCGTTGATCAAGGCCCGCGCCGTGTTGCGGCAGAAGTACGGCACGGTCAACGTCACCTTCGCCCCGCCGATCTCGCTCAACGAGCTGCTCGGGCCGCGCAAGGAGCAGTGGCACGCGGGCACCGGGCAAGCCGCGGTCGAAGAAGAAAAGCGACGCTTTATTCAGAAACTCGGCTTCCGCTTGCTGCGCGAGGTCAATCGGGTGGAGGTGGCAGGCGCCACCTCGGTGTCGGCCACCGTGCTGTTGAGCGCGCCGCAGGCGGCGATGCGCCGGCCCGAGTTCGTCGCGGGGGCGCATGCGCTCACCGGGCTGCTGCGCCACCTGGGCGTGCGCCTGACGGCGTCGCTCGAACGCAACCTGCAAAACGATTTCAAGGAGAGCATTGCGTTCATGGAATCGGGCGGCCTGGTGCAGCGCCTGCCCGGCGAGCGCGGCGGCGTGATTCACGTGCCGGCCGAAAAGCGCATGAACCTTGACTTCTACAAGAACAACTCGATCCACTTCTTCCTGCTGCCGGCGCTGCTAGTGCACAGTCTGGCCAGCGGCCGGCGGGCGGCCGCGGTTAAGGACGAGGTGAGCTGGTGGCTCGACCTGTTTCGCTGGGAATTCCCGCTGCCGGAGCGTGAGGCTATGACGGAAGAGCTCGGCCGGCTACTGGAATACCTACGCGCGCAAGGCGCGCTGGCCAGCGCGGACGCTGAAGCCGTCCGCACCGACCACGTGCTGGTGTGCAATCTGCTCGGAATCCTGGAGAACTTCCGCGAAGCCTACTGGATGGCGGCGACGACGATCAGCGAGATGGCGGACAAGCCGGTGTCGCGCAAAGCCATGGTGCAGGCGATGCGCAAGCGGTTTGAAACCGGCACGCTGCTCGGGGAAGTGCGCAAGATCGAAGGCAACTCCATCGTAACCCTGGGCAATGCCCTGAGCCGCTACGCCGAGCTCGGTCTGGTGACCACAACCGGTAGCGGCAAGGAGCAATCGGTGCAACGCGGGCCGAACTTCAGCCGCGTGCCCCAGCTGATCGAGCGCATGCGTGTTGCCTTGGGCGAAGCCGCGGCCGCGCGTTAA